Proteins co-encoded in one Enterobacter sp. R4-368 genomic window:
- a CDS encoding PTS transporter subunit EIIC: MSDSNITPKMQSFVDKFVEFSARLANQVHLRSLRDAFAAVMPIFILAGLAVLINNVVFPWVLEGETLARFKVWGEAVINGTLNIAALLISPMTAWSLARNKNFDNPVSAVVIAISSFIIMMPMQLDVVPAGGKATVSVTQMLAFTNIGTTGIFAGVIIGLLSTELFIRVASVKKFAISLGENVPSAVGQSFSSLIPAIITLSLFAIVAALLANLLHTDLIHLITTLIQQPLRQINTSLPGTLFIYSFGNFLFTLGIHQTVVNGVILEPLLLINTNENMLAFANGQPIPHIINSIFVPTFGMIGGTGSTLSLLIAIFIFAKQQSAKQVARLAISPGLFNINEPVIFGLPIVFNLPLMIPFVLLPALGIWFAWLCTTLGWMSRCVVMIPWTTPPILSAWLATAGDWRAVVVQLIIIIFGVFFYLPFLKIAERVALRNNGID; encoded by the coding sequence ATGTCTGACAGCAACATCACGCCGAAAATGCAGTCATTCGTCGATAAATTTGTCGAGTTCTCCGCCCGGCTGGCAAACCAGGTGCATCTGCGATCGCTGCGTGACGCGTTTGCGGCGGTGATGCCGATTTTTATCCTCGCCGGGCTGGCGGTATTGATTAATAACGTGGTTTTCCCCTGGGTGCTGGAAGGGGAAACGCTGGCGCGTTTTAAAGTCTGGGGCGAGGCGGTGATCAACGGCACGCTGAATATCGCCGCGTTATTAATTTCGCCGATGACCGCCTGGTCGCTGGCGCGCAATAAGAACTTTGACAATCCGGTGTCGGCGGTGGTCATTGCGATCTCCAGTTTCATCATCATGATGCCGATGCAACTGGATGTGGTGCCCGCTGGCGGGAAAGCAACGGTAAGCGTGACGCAAATGCTGGCGTTCACCAACATTGGCACGACGGGGATTTTCGCCGGGGTAATTATTGGTTTGCTCTCAACGGAGCTGTTTATCCGCGTCGCCAGCGTGAAGAAATTTGCTATTTCGCTCGGGGAAAATGTGCCCTCGGCGGTGGGGCAATCTTTCTCCTCGCTGATTCCGGCAATCATTACCCTCTCGCTGTTCGCCATTGTTGCGGCGCTGCTGGCGAACCTGTTGCACACGGATTTGATTCACCTTATCACCACGCTTATCCAGCAACCGTTGCGGCAGATTAATACCAGTTTACCGGGCACGCTGTTTATCTATAGCTTTGGTAACTTTCTGTTTACGCTCGGTATTCACCAGACAGTGGTCAACGGTGTGATCCTTGAACCCCTGCTGTTGATTAACACCAACGAGAACATGCTGGCCTTTGCCAACGGGCAGCCAATCCCGCATATCATCAACAGTATTTTTGTGCCCACGTTCGGTATGATTGGCGGCACCGGCAGCACCCTTTCGCTGCTGATCGCCATCTTTATCTTCGCGAAGCAGCAGTCGGCGAAACAGGTGGCGCGGCTCGCCATCTCGCCTGGCTTATTCAATATTAATGAACCGGTGATTTTCGGTCTGCCCATCGTCTTTAACCTGCCGCTAATGATCCCGTTTGTGCTGCTTCCGGCGCTGGGGATTTGGTTTGCCTGGCTTTGTACTACGCTCGGTTGGATGTCGCGCTGTGTGGTGATGATCCCGTGGACAACGCCGCCGATTTTAAGCGCCTGGCTGGCCACCGCAGGCGACTGGCGGGCGGTGGTGGTTCAGTTGATAATCATCATCTTTGGTGTATTCTTCTACCTGCCTTTCCTCAAAATAGCCGAGAGAGTGGCCTTAAGAAACAATGGGATAGACTAA
- a CDS encoding GntR family transcriptional regulator, translating into MAAKYITIAREIKRRILSQQYAASAPLPDQFALAAEFATSRMTIQQAMRQLIVEGLVYTRQGQGTFIRKNFLQLSRWDLPGSDYFGATKTWENVGEVTSKIIRFELRFPTEKEQASLLVGPDDPVYDFIRLRLLEGEPMSLEFTLMPVNLVPGLNRGHLESSVFRYVQDDLALKIMGSYRIVRALKPWAEDKQYLNCEETDPVLEVEQVIYLEDGTPLEYAHCHYRYDHGGIIVVNHG; encoded by the coding sequence ATGGCGGCAAAATACATCACTATCGCGCGGGAAATTAAGCGGCGCATTCTCAGCCAGCAGTACGCCGCCAGCGCACCATTGCCGGATCAGTTCGCGCTGGCGGCGGAGTTTGCCACCAGCCGGATGACCATTCAGCAGGCGATGCGCCAGCTAATTGTTGAAGGGCTGGTTTATACCCGTCAGGGCCAGGGCACGTTTATCCGCAAGAATTTCCTGCAACTGTCGCGCTGGGATCTACCCGGTAGCGACTATTTTGGCGCGACCAAAACCTGGGAAAACGTCGGTGAAGTGACCAGTAAAATCATCCGCTTCGAGTTGCGTTTCCCCACGGAAAAGGAGCAGGCCTCGCTGCTGGTGGGGCCGGATGACCCGGTGTATGACTTCATTCGCCTGCGGTTGCTGGAAGGTGAACCGATGTCGCTGGAGTTTACGCTGATGCCGGTGAACCTGGTGCCGGGGTTAAACCGCGGTCATCTGGAAAGCTCCGTGTTTCGCTATGTGCAGGACGATCTGGCGCTGAAGATTATGGGGTCATACCGCATTGTGCGCGCCTTAAAACCCTGGGCGGAAGATAAACAGTATCTGAATTGCGAAGAGACCGATCCGGTGCTGGAAGTGGAGCAGGTGATTTATCTGGAGGATGGCACGCCGCTGGAATATGCCCATTGTCATTACCGTTACGATCACGGTGGCATTATTGTGGTGAATCACGGGTAA
- a CDS encoding efflux transporter outer membrane subunit encodes MTWCRFPVTLLSLWLAGCAVGPDYQAPKPQTPARWNDPGDKAVKSQASSQAVNPRWWTTFQSPQLNSLIERAIKDNLSLQQTVLRIAGAREQINQAGGAFLPAVNGSLKATRQQLGIEGELKSHNVEGQLQDADPAISGALGALTQPVNLYQGSFDAQWELDLWGKVRRQVEAASAQQQQAIEQRNDALVSLEAEVARAWLQLRGAQNIISTLKTQIDSAQQTFTLTENRQKGGLSPQLDVENARAQVGNLEAQLPQYEAQERQAMNALAILLGKPPGALDNELRNAQPLPALPDIVPTGIPSTLARRRPDVREAEASLHAATAQIGVSVAQLFPSLSLSGQFGLRNSETNWLTDWSSHFYSFGPQISIPIFQGGRLVSSVKLARAEQGAAVLNYRQTVLSALGDVENALVSYRADQQREAGLDKTLSALQNAFSLATDSYRQGIASFIDVLDAQRQLAQASQQREQARVQSSLDLVALYKALGGGWEPYQNVQLPDYKVFGEAPRG; translated from the coding sequence ATGACGTGGTGTCGTTTTCCCGTAACCCTGTTGTCGCTGTGGCTTGCCGGTTGTGCTGTCGGGCCGGATTACCAGGCGCCCAAGCCGCAAACGCCTGCGCGCTGGAATGATCCGGGTGACAAAGCGGTTAAATCGCAGGCCTCTTCGCAGGCGGTGAATCCGCGCTGGTGGACAACCTTCCAGTCGCCGCAGTTGAACAGCCTGATTGAGCGGGCGATTAAAGATAATCTTTCGCTCCAGCAAACCGTCCTGCGCATTGCTGGTGCGCGCGAGCAGATTAACCAGGCGGGTGGCGCGTTTCTGCCAGCGGTTAACGGGTCGCTGAAAGCGACTCGCCAGCAACTGGGCATTGAAGGTGAGCTGAAATCCCATAACGTGGAGGGCCAGTTGCAGGATGCTGACCCGGCGATCAGCGGGGCGCTTGGTGCGCTTACCCAACCGGTAAATCTCTATCAGGGCAGTTTTGATGCCCAGTGGGAACTGGATCTGTGGGGTAAAGTGCGACGCCAGGTAGAAGCGGCGTCCGCGCAGCAACAACAGGCAATTGAACAACGTAACGATGCGCTGGTGTCGCTGGAAGCCGAAGTGGCGCGCGCGTGGCTGCAACTGCGCGGTGCGCAGAACATCATTAGTACGCTGAAAACACAAATCGACAGCGCGCAGCAGACATTTACGCTGACCGAAAACCGGCAAAAAGGCGGACTTTCACCGCAACTGGATGTGGAAAATGCCCGCGCCCAGGTTGGCAACCTGGAAGCGCAACTCCCGCAATATGAAGCGCAGGAGCGCCAGGCGATGAACGCGTTAGCGATCCTGCTCGGTAAACCGCCTGGTGCGCTGGACAACGAATTGCGTAATGCGCAGCCGTTACCCGCGCTGCCGGACATTGTGCCCACCGGAATTCCGTCGACGCTGGCGCGCCGTCGGCCGGACGTTCGCGAAGCGGAAGCCAGCCTGCATGCGGCGACGGCACAGATTGGCGTTTCGGTTGCGCAGTTGTTCCCCAGCTTGTCATTGAGCGGCCAGTTTGGTCTGCGCAACAGCGAAACCAACTGGCTGACCGACTGGAGCAGCCATTTTTATAGCTTCGGCCCGCAGATTTCGATTCCCATTTTCCAGGGGGGGCGGCTGGTGTCCAGCGTCAAGCTGGCACGTGCTGAGCAGGGCGCGGCGGTGCTGAACTATCGGCAGACGGTGCTCAGTGCGCTGGGTGATGTGGAAAATGCGCTGGTCAGTTACCGCGCCGATCAGCAGCGTGAAGCGGGACTGGATAAAACGCTCAGTGCGCTGCAAAACGCTTTCTCGCTTGCCACCGACAGCTACCGTCAGGGGATCGCCAGTTTTATCGATGTGCTGGATGCTCAGCGTCAGCTGGCGCAGGCCAGCCAGCAGCGCGAGCAGGCGCGGGTACAAAGCAGCCTCGATCTGGTGGCGTTGTATAAAGCGCTCGGCGGCGGCTGGGAACCGTATCAGAATGTGCAACTCCCTGATTACAAAGTGTTTGGTGAAGCGCCGCGCGGATAA
- a CDS encoding anion transporter has product MSMPFFRALARDRFLHLLLLIGFALCFFAPFAPKTWPGAIDWHTIITLSGLMLLTKGVELSGYFDVIGRRMVRRFHHQRRLAMFMVLAAALLSTFLTNDVALFIVVPLTITLKKLCEIPVNRLIIFEALAVNAGSLLTPIGNPQNILIWGRSGLSFLAFIWQMAPLALAMMVTLLVLCWFCFPKKALNYHSGVQTPDWQPRLVWSCLGFYLIFITALELKQELWGLAIVAIGFLLLARRVVLSVDWTLLLVFIAMFIDVHLLIQLPALHAVLNSASQLSPPGVWLTAIGLSQFISNVPATILLLNYVPPDTLLAWAVNVGGFGLLPGSLANLIALRMANDRRIWWRFHLYSMPMLLWAALVGYGLLLFR; this is encoded by the coding sequence ATGAGTATGCCGTTCTTCCGCGCCCTGGCGCGCGACCGTTTCCTGCATCTGTTACTGCTTATTGGTTTTGCATTGTGCTTTTTTGCCCCGTTTGCGCCGAAAACCTGGCCGGGTGCGATCGACTGGCACACCATTATTACCCTCAGCGGCCTGATGCTGCTGACCAAAGGGGTTGAGCTGAGCGGTTATTTTGATGTGATTGGGCGGCGTATGGTGCGTCGTTTTCATCATCAGCGTCGGCTGGCGATGTTTATGGTGCTGGCTGCAGCGCTCCTCTCCACCTTTCTCACCAATGATGTGGCGCTGTTTATTGTGGTACCGCTGACCATCACGCTGAAGAAACTGTGCGAAATCCCGGTTAACCGGCTGATCATTTTTGAAGCGCTGGCGGTAAATGCCGGGTCGTTATTAACGCCTATCGGAAACCCACAAAACATTCTTATCTGGGGACGCTCTGGCCTCTCTTTCCTGGCGTTCATCTGGCAGATGGCGCCGCTGGCGCTGGCAATGATGGTTACGCTCTTGGTGTTGTGCTGGTTCTGTTTTCCGAAAAAGGCGCTTAACTACCATAGCGGCGTACAAACGCCGGACTGGCAACCCCGTCTGGTGTGGAGCTGCCTGGGTTTCTACTTAATCTTTATTACCGCGCTGGAGTTGAAACAGGAGTTGTGGGGGCTGGCAATTGTCGCCATCGGGTTCTTGCTACTGGCGCGGCGGGTAGTGCTGAGTGTGGACTGGACGCTGCTGCTGGTGTTTATCGCCATGTTTATTGATGTCCACCTGCTTATTCAGTTGCCTGCGCTGCACGCGGTGCTGAACAGTGCCAGCCAGTTGTCACCTCCAGGGGTGTGGTTGACGGCCATTGGTCTGTCGCAATTTATCAGTAATGTGCCCGCGACCATTTTGCTGCTCAATTATGTACCGCCGGATACGCTGCTGGCCTGGGCGGTGAATGTTGGCGGCTTTGGTTTGCTGCCCGGTTCGCTGGCCAATCTTATCGCGCTGCGTATGGCAAACGATCGCCGCATCTGGTGGCGCTTTCATCTTTATTCCATGCCGATGCTGCTGTGGGCGGCGCTGGTGGGATACGGATTACTCTTATTCAGATAG
- a CDS encoding HlyD family secretion protein, with protein MAENTTHPDDVQDDNNQNPRKRPGKKPLIVLAIVVGVMVIVALVWWFLTRNEETTDDAFTDGDAVTIAPKVAGYVTELRVKDNQRVKKGDLLVTIDPRDATAQRDQAQAQLGLAIAQLHQAQAQLDLSKVQYPAQRDEARAQVLKAKADLANAEAAYRRQRGVDPRATTQQNIDSANAQLRSAQAQLASAQAQLEVADQVQLQIRQQETNVEARQQQVAQAKAQLETANLNLSWTEVRAPFDGFITKRNVQNGTLVQAGTALFSLVSPDVWVVANFKESQLERMRPGNKVSVKVDAWPDLELEGHIDSIQQGSGSKFAAFPSENATGNFVKIVQRVPVKIVIDKGLDPNKPLPLGLSVEPKVTLE; from the coding sequence ATGGCAGAAAACACAACGCATCCTGACGATGTTCAGGACGATAACAACCAAAACCCACGTAAACGCCCCGGAAAGAAGCCACTGATTGTCCTCGCCATTGTTGTCGGCGTGATGGTGATCGTTGCGCTGGTGTGGTGGTTTTTAACCCGTAATGAAGAGACCACAGACGACGCCTTTACCGATGGCGACGCGGTGACGATCGCGCCGAAAGTGGCCGGTTACGTCACCGAGTTGCGGGTGAAAGATAACCAGCGCGTCAAGAAAGGGGATTTGCTGGTCACGATTGACCCGCGCGATGCCACCGCGCAGCGCGATCAGGCGCAAGCGCAACTGGGGCTGGCAATCGCACAGCTTCACCAGGCGCAGGCGCAACTGGACTTATCAAAAGTGCAGTATCCCGCTCAGCGTGACGAAGCGCGCGCACAGGTGCTGAAAGCAAAAGCAGACCTGGCGAATGCCGAAGCCGCTTATCGCCGTCAGCGTGGTGTCGATCCTCGCGCCACCACACAACAAAATATTGACAGCGCCAATGCCCAGTTGCGTAGCGCGCAGGCACAACTTGCCAGCGCGCAGGCACAGCTGGAAGTTGCCGACCAGGTGCAGTTGCAAATCCGCCAGCAGGAAACCAATGTCGAAGCGCGCCAGCAGCAAGTGGCGCAGGCAAAAGCGCAGCTGGAAACCGCGAATCTGAATTTATCCTGGACGGAGGTTCGTGCCCCGTTCGATGGCTTTATCACCAAACGCAATGTGCAAAACGGTACATTAGTGCAGGCGGGCACCGCGTTGTTTTCCCTGGTCTCACCGGATGTGTGGGTGGTAGCGAACTTTAAAGAGTCGCAGCTGGAGCGGATGCGCCCGGGAAATAAAGTCAGCGTCAAAGTGGATGCGTGGCCGGATCTGGAGCTGGAAGGACATATCGATAGCATCCAGCAGGGCAGCGGGTCGAAGTTCGCCGCTTTCCCTTCAGAAAATGCGACCGGCAACTTTGTCAAAATCGTTCAGCGCGTGCCGGTGAAAATCGTCATCGATAAAGGCCTGGATCCCAACAAACCGTTGCCGTTAGGCCTTTCCGTTGAACCGAAGGTGACGCTGGAATGA
- a CDS encoding DHA2 family efflux MFS transporter permease subunit, whose product MTDHSHENWKPASNPWAVAWVVTLAVFMEILDTTIVNVALPHVAGSLSASYDESTWVLTSYLVANGIVLPISAFLSRTFGRKQFFLICIVMFTVCSFLCGIATELWQIILFRILQGFFGGGLQPTQQSVLLDYFKPEDRGKAFGLSSIAIIVAPVLGPTLGGWITDNYSWRWVFFINIPVGIITVLAIYQLLEDPPWERKSKQKLSIDWPGIGLIALGLGCLQVMLDRGEDEDWFNSDFTRIFAVLTAIGIVGAIYWLLYAKKPVVDLRCMADKNFTVSSLLMAGMAMILYGSSVVIPQLAQQDLGYTATWSGLVLSPGAVLIVLTIPLVLKLMPVVQTRWIIAFGFFCLAASFWWSRTLAPDIDFETLMLFRSAQSIGLGFLFVPLTTIAFISIPRQLNADAAALFTMFRNVAGSVGISLSTAAITERSQAHMSHLSEHTSPFNEQFQQALRESAEAIRNFTSLVGDPLTSATGQMYKAMIAQSRFLAYIDVFTILSLVALLLIPFCLLLSPIKSEGSAGAH is encoded by the coding sequence ATGACGGATCACAGCCACGAGAACTGGAAACCCGCCAGTAACCCGTGGGCGGTGGCGTGGGTCGTCACCCTCGCGGTGTTTATGGAGATCCTCGATACCACGATTGTCAACGTGGCGCTGCCGCACGTCGCCGGGTCGCTCTCCGCCAGTTACGACGAATCAACCTGGGTGCTGACCAGCTACCTGGTGGCGAACGGGATCGTCCTGCCGATCTCCGCTTTTCTCAGCCGCACCTTTGGGCGCAAGCAGTTTTTCCTGATCTGCATTGTGATGTTTACCGTCTGTTCGTTTCTGTGCGGAATTGCCACCGAACTGTGGCAAATCATCCTGTTTCGTATTTTGCAGGGCTTTTTTGGCGGCGGTTTGCAACCCACGCAGCAATCGGTGTTGCTGGATTACTTCAAGCCGGAAGATCGCGGCAAAGCCTTTGGTTTGTCGTCTATCGCCATTATTGTCGCCCCGGTGCTGGGGCCAACGCTGGGCGGCTGGATAACCGATAACTACTCCTGGCGCTGGGTCTTTTTTATCAATATCCCGGTGGGCATTATCACGGTTCTGGCGATTTACCAGCTGCTGGAAGATCCGCCCTGGGAGCGCAAATCGAAGCAGAAATTGTCCATCGACTGGCCGGGCATTGGCCTGATTGCGCTGGGGCTGGGCTGTCTGCAGGTGATGCTCGATCGTGGTGAAGATGAAGACTGGTTCAACTCCGATTTCACCCGTATTTTCGCCGTTCTCACCGCAATTGGTATTGTCGGGGCTATTTACTGGCTGCTGTATGCCAAAAAGCCGGTGGTAGACTTGCGCTGCATGGCGGACAAGAACTTTACGGTTTCCAGCTTGCTGATGGCCGGCATGGCGATGATCCTCTATGGCAGTTCGGTGGTGATCCCGCAACTGGCGCAGCAGGATCTGGGCTACACCGCCACGTGGTCCGGGCTGGTGCTGTCGCCCGGCGCAGTGTTGATTGTGCTGACCATTCCGCTGGTGTTGAAACTGATGCCGGTGGTGCAGACGCGCTGGATAATCGCCTTCGGCTTTTTCTGCCTGGCCGCCTCATTCTGGTGGTCGCGTACGCTGGCGCCGGATATCGACTTTGAAACGCTGATGCTGTTTCGCAGCGCCCAGTCGATTGGGCTGGGTTTCCTGTTCGTCCCGTTGACGACCATCGCCTTTATCTCGATCCCGCGCCAGCTTAATGCCGATGCGGCAGCGCTGTTTACCATGTTCCGTAACGTGGCGGGATCGGTTGGTATTTCGCTCTCGACGGCGGCGATCACCGAGCGCTCGCAGGCGCATATGTCGCACTTATCAGAGCATACCTCTCCCTTTAATGAGCAATTTCAGCAGGCTTTACGTGAATCCGCGGAGGCGATCCGTAACTTCACCAGCCTGGTCGGCGATCCGCTGACCAGCGCTACCGGGCAGATGTACAAAGCGATGATCGCCCAGTCGCGTTTTCTTGCCTATATCGACGTGTTCACCATCCTCAGTTTGGTGGCGTTATTGCTGATTCCTTTTTGTTTATTGCTTTCGCCGATCAAAAGCGAAGGCAGCGCAGGAGCACATTAA
- a CDS encoding aldo/keto reductase — protein MRYKKLGNTGLFVSELCLGTMTFGGDDSESMWSKIGQLQQAQAEQLVGSALDAGINFIDTANVYSDGRSEEITGQALKNLKVPRENVIVATKVFGETGTAGVNSRGSSRYHIMNSVKESLKRMQLDHIDLYQLHGFDPATPIEETLYALDNLVQHGHVRYIGVSNWAAWQIAKALGISERLGLARFASLQAYYTIAGRDLERELVPMMQSEGVGLMVWSPLAGGLLSGKYSRDGQAQAGGRRLAFDFPPVNKDRAFDCVDVMRTIADSKGVSVAQIALAWLLHQPVVSSVIIGAKRPEQLDDNIAATAIHLSDDELQQLDAVSALPREYPGWMFERQGEYRRNQLKQQ, from the coding sequence ATGCGCTACAAAAAACTGGGTAATACCGGACTGTTTGTTTCTGAACTGTGCCTCGGCACCATGACGTTTGGCGGTGACGACAGCGAGAGCATGTGGAGCAAAATCGGCCAGTTGCAACAGGCGCAAGCCGAGCAGTTGGTTGGCAGCGCGCTCGATGCCGGCATTAACTTTATCGATACCGCGAACGTCTATTCCGACGGGCGTTCGGAGGAGATCACCGGCCAGGCGCTGAAAAACCTGAAAGTGCCGCGTGAAAACGTTATCGTCGCGACCAAAGTGTTTGGCGAAACCGGCACCGCCGGGGTGAACTCGCGCGGCAGTTCGCGCTATCACATCATGAATAGCGTGAAAGAGAGCCTCAAGCGTATGCAACTGGATCATATTGATCTCTACCAGTTACATGGCTTTGATCCGGCCACACCCATCGAGGAGACGCTTTACGCGCTGGATAACCTTGTTCAGCACGGGCATGTGCGCTATATCGGCGTCTCTAACTGGGCGGCGTGGCAAATCGCCAAAGCGCTGGGGATTTCGGAGCGTCTTGGGCTGGCGCGCTTTGCCTCGCTTCAGGCTTATTACACTATTGCCGGCCGCGATCTGGAACGTGAACTGGTGCCGATGATGCAGAGCGAAGGCGTGGGGCTGATGGTCTGGAGCCCGCTGGCGGGCGGCTTGCTGAGCGGTAAATATAGCCGCGACGGTCAGGCACAAGCCGGTGGACGCCGCCTGGCGTTTGATTTCCCGCCGGTGAATAAAGACCGCGCTTTTGATTGCGTGGACGTTATGCGCACCATCGCCGACAGCAAAGGGGTTTCCGTGGCGCAAATCGCGCTGGCCTGGCTGCTGCATCAGCCGGTAGTCAGCAGCGTGATTATTGGCGCGAAACGCCCGGAACAACTGGACGATAACATTGCGGCGACGGCGATCCACCTGAGCGATGACGAACTGCAACAACTGGATGCAGTGAGCGCACTGCCGCGCGAATATCCCGGCTGGATGTTTGAGCGTCAGGGGGAATACCGCCGTAACCAGCTAAAACAACAGTAA
- a CDS encoding glycoside hydrolase family 1 protein produces the protein MSKALPNGFLWGNSVSSMQTEGAWNEGGKGMSVYDIREASEFASDWKVATDSYHRYQEDFDLMQDLGMNCYRFQISWSRVCPQGDGEFNDEGIAFYDRFIDDLLARGIEPMICLYHFDMPLSLAEQYNGFADRRVQDAFVRYGKKMIDCFGSRVKYWLTFNEQNIYHMPGAFQVGGYLQGEKTLRELYQIQHHVMMAHVLLTHYLHATQPGKLMGGMLAHQLVYPATCKPRDVFCTTQYDEFLNQNLLRVYAGQGYSPEVLAVVEREGFRDIYRDEDLAEIARVKNDFMAFSYYASKTLDSDAIAPGTPVNYFLQQGDKANPYLEATEWGWQIDPLGFRAIITRYYNDWRLPVFPIENGIGVIEDWDGVNPIEDDYRIAYHRDHIQAMQDAIFEDGAQVLGYLGWGLIDILSSQGDMRKRYGVVYVNRENHDLKDLKRVPKKSYRWLQQLIRSNGRDM, from the coding sequence ATGAGCAAAGCGTTACCGAACGGCTTTTTATGGGGTAACTCCGTATCCAGCATGCAGACCGAAGGCGCGTGGAACGAGGGCGGGAAAGGGATGTCGGTCTACGATATTCGCGAAGCCAGCGAATTTGCCTCCGACTGGAAAGTCGCCACTGATTCCTACCACCGCTATCAGGAGGATTTCGACCTGATGCAGGATCTGGGCATGAACTGCTACCGTTTCCAGATTTCCTGGAGCCGCGTTTGCCCGCAGGGTGATGGCGAGTTCAATGACGAGGGTATCGCCTTTTATGACCGCTTTATCGACGATCTGCTGGCGCGCGGCATTGAGCCGATGATCTGCCTCTACCACTTTGATATGCCGCTGTCGTTGGCAGAGCAGTACAACGGTTTTGCCGATCGGCGCGTGCAGGACGCTTTTGTACGCTACGGCAAAAAGATGATCGACTGCTTTGGCAGCCGGGTGAAGTACTGGCTGACGTTTAACGAGCAGAATATTTACCACATGCCAGGCGCGTTTCAGGTCGGTGGCTATCTGCAAGGTGAGAAAACCCTGCGTGAGCTTTATCAGATTCAGCACCATGTGATGATGGCGCATGTGCTGCTGACCCATTATCTGCACGCTACCCAGCCCGGAAAATTAATGGGCGGCATGCTGGCGCACCAGCTGGTTTATCCGGCGACCTGCAAACCGCGCGATGTATTTTGCACCACGCAATATGACGAATTCCTCAATCAAAACTTACTGCGAGTGTATGCCGGGCAGGGATACAGCCCGGAAGTGCTGGCGGTGGTCGAAAGAGAAGGTTTTCGCGATATCTACCGTGATGAGGATTTGGCGGAAATCGCGCGGGTCAAAAACGACTTTATGGCGTTTAGTTACTACGCCAGCAAAACCCTCGACAGCGATGCCATTGCGCCGGGAACCCCGGTCAATTATTTCCTGCAACAGGGCGATAAAGCGAACCCCTATCTTGAGGCGACCGAATGGGGCTGGCAAATCGATCCACTCGGTTTTCGCGCCATTATTACCCGCTATTACAACGACTGGCGCTTGCCGGTGTTCCCGATTGAAAACGGCATCGGCGTGATTGAAGACTGGGACGGCGTTAACCCGATTGAGGACGATTACCGCATTGCTTATCACCGCGACCATATCCAGGCGATGCAGGACGCCATCTTTGAGGACGGCGCACAGGTGTTGGGCTACCTCGGCTGGGGCTTGATCGACATTCTCAGTTCCCAGGGCGATATGCGTAAGCGCTACGGCGTGGTGTACGTCAATCGCGAAAACCACGACCTGAAAGATTTAAAACGCGTACCGAAAAAGAGCTATCGCTGGCTGCAACAGCTGATTCGCAGCAACGGCCGCGACATGTAA
- the mntR gene encoding manganese-binding transcriptional regulator MntR, translating into MNRRAGKQTIKKVTLVNVEEHVEGFRQVREAHRRELIDDYVELISDLIREVGEARQVDMAARLGVSQPTVAKMLKRLATVGLIEQIPWRGVFLTAEGERLAQESRERHQIVESFLLVLGVSPEIARRDAEGMEHHVSEETLECFRRFTLQHEQPPE; encoded by the coding sequence ATGAACCGTCGCGCAGGTAAGCAAACAATAAAAAAAGTGACGCTGGTAAATGTAGAAGAGCACGTTGAAGGCTTTCGTCAGGTGCGCGAAGCACATCGTCGCGAACTGATTGATGACTATGTTGAACTGATTTCGGATTTGATCCGCGAAGTAGGCGAAGCCCGCCAGGTGGATATGGCCGCCCGCCTTGGTGTTTCTCAACCGACGGTTGCGAAAATGTTAAAAAGACTGGCAACGGTGGGCTTGATTGAACAGATTCCCTGGCGCGGCGTTTTTTTGACTGCGGAAGGTGAGAGGCTGGCGCAGGAGAGCCGCGAGCGTCACCAAATTGTGGAAAGCTTCTTATTGGTACTGGGTGTCAGTCCTGAAATCGCGCGACGCGACGCCGAAGGTATGGAACATCACGTCAGCGAGGAAACGCTGGAGTGTTTCCGTCGCTTCACCCTGCAACATGAGCAACCTCCTGAATGA